The Penicillium digitatum chromosome 6, complete sequence genome has a window encoding:
- a CDS encoding Zn(2)-C6 fungal-type DNA-binding domain, with product MTPTPPSTNSSSAGHSPDYRVVRKRNRVPLSCGPCRHRKLKCNRTNPCENCIKRGDAASCNYAQPNSRKKTISQQPSNTPDDMQNRIDRLEGLVLSLMTNGSQSAGPAAAMAAISGDSSVGSTRFSHDIDIEEEGMEGAEESDTDQVTKSFGIMKMDNNKSYYISEAHWASVLNDISEVRSFFATHKKQADEQFKKVKAARPASDTPGATLLFGINKAMSRSEIMTGLPSKYTTDILIARYFNCYDPAIHVLHGPTFQAQYNKHWDDPAATELVWIAMLFGMMRLAMLSYHREGDEPPEFRDKSLDMAGGFRNSVAQCLTLADYTKSHPFLIEALVFHLQGDFSQTREADISIWVMTGVVVRLAMRSGYHRDSKMFPNITPFQGEMRRRVWTFVRQADLLFSYQVGLPGMIRGTDSDTELPRNLYDDDFDEDCKELPPPRQLNEPTPVSYLIAKARLSYAFSHVVEQSSAVSSAPYEKVMEIDAELRQARELIPDHLCIRPMEECQLDPVNLIMSRFSVMAVYNKAQCVLHRPYVVRARENPRFTYSRRTCIDSAMELLQVQALLHAETRNGRLRSRQSRVNSLSSADFLLAATIVALDLYHGLSLQVSGRPSGDTYTWGRERRDEMTAAIQLSKDIWDESRDESMEAWKASSILGVMLSKLQMSVPSLENAAGAASFEPQDEKQNAAMTLGLLSSGMSPMNPGPPPFADPMFRMSDSPMGIRAAGMGASAEMPGALSPFSSMFGQMPDMQVNLDWDAWDTYIQNPILDTSNQFWPMVDAQRQTVPQSGSMSHSSVPSPLPSGRVSSVVGLPRPPTMFSASSNSPDSGGVPATGFGMPQMPQQNNVPKMHCFRRAVFQLHLSPAASRSSITASSAVLRSTCPTPMLAATRFAYPTLTQTRLNSTDEGSPRIPVRYVESVRPQQSKSEQIRLQRHERRRQYVSEGPVPKTTLYVGNLFFDVTAEDLRKHFEKFGVVENALIVHDARGLSKGFGYVTYSTIEEATEAITQQHGGILEGREVVVQFSNSTYRTALDGKPSKTLYIGNVPYELTDQDLQDLFDDVPGVTDVRIPVDRRTGLPRGFGHIDFADQTSASHAKEVLSRKAPYGRKLIVTFAKRKVLTPEDHQRHQQKRLEKMTSYNKRQGAQDNVESTEGVREVGQVQEVTEAKEAEQVVEQTETEQKQ from the exons ATGACCCCGACACCCCCTTCTACAAATTCTTCGAGTGCTGGTCACTCTCCAGATTACAGAGTCGTCCGGAAACGAAACCGAGTACCTTTGTCATGTGGGCCTTGTCGGCATAGAAA GCTGAAATGCAATCGTACAAATCCTTGCGAAAACTGCATCAAACGAGGAGATGCTGCTTCATGTAACTATGCGCAACCCAACTCGCGCAAGAAGACTATATCCCAGCAGCCGTCCAACACACCGGATGACATGCAAAATCGCATCGATCGGTTGGAAGGATTGGTTCTTTCGttgatgacaaacggttcTCAGTCTGCAGGTCCGGCTGCTGCTATGGCGGCGATTTCCGGGGACAGTAGTGTGGGCTCGACTCGGTTCTCCCATGACATCGATATCGAAGAGGAGGGCATGGAGGGCGCCGAAGAGAGCGACACGGACCAGGTGACGAAGTCGTTTGGTATCATGAAGATGGACAACAACAAGTCTTATTATATCAGTGAAGCTCATTGGGCCTCTGTATTGAACGAT ATCTCCGAGGTGCGAAGTTTTTTCGCCACTCACAAGAAACAAGCCGATGAGCAATTTAAGAAAGTCAAAGCTGCCCGGCCAGCTAGTGATACACCAGGCGCAACTTTGTTGTTTGGTATCAATAAGGCGATGAGCCGTAGCGAGATTATGACGGGCTTACCTTCCAAGTACACAACTGACATTCTTATTGCTCGCTATTTCAATTGCTATGACCCTGCAATCC ATGTTCTTCATGGGCCCACATTTCAAGCACAG TATAATAAACATTGGGATGATCCTGCCGCAACCGAACTCGTCTGGATCGCTATGCTCTTTGGAATGATGAGATTAGCAATGCTGTCTTACCACCGCGAAGGCGATGAGCCACCTGAATTTCGGGACAAGTCTTTGGACATGGCTGGGGGATTCCGAAATTCTGTAGCACAGTGCTTAACATTGGCTGACTACACGAAATCTCACCCTTTCTTGATCGAGGCGCTCGTGTTTCATTTACAAGGTGATTTCTCTCAAACTCGGGAGGCAGACATTTCGATttgggttatgactggtgTTGTTGTTCGCCTAGCAATGCGATCAGGATATCACCGCGACTCCAAAATGTTCCCAAACATCACACCTTTCCAAGGTGAGATGCGACGACGAGTGTGGACCTTCGTGCGCCAAGCCGACCTTCTGTTCTCATACCAGGTCGGGTTGCCAGGCATGATCCGGGGTACAGATAGCGATACTGAGCTACCACGGAATTTGTACGATGATGATTTCGATGAAGACTGCAAGGAGCTCCCGCCCCCTCGTCAATTGAACGAGCCAACACCAGTCTCGTATTTGATTGCGAAGGCGCGCCTGTCATATGCATTCAGTCATGTGGTTGAACAAAGCTCTGCTGTCTCATCGGCACCCTACGAAAAGGTGATGGAAATCGACGCGGAGCTCCGACAGGCAAGGGAACTGATCCCTGATCACTTGTGTATTCGGCCTATGGAGGAGTGCCAGTTGGATCCTGTTAATCTTATCATGTCACGTTTTTCT GTAATGGCCGTATACAACAAAGCTCAGTGTGTGCTTCATCGCCCTTATGTGGTTCGTGCACGAGAAAATCCTCGTTTTACCTACTCTCGAAGGACATGTATCGACTCGGCAATGGAGTTATTACAAGTTCAGGCGCTCTTACACGCGGAAACGCGTAACGGACGCCTACGCAGTCGCCAGAGCCGAGTTAACTCTCTCAGCTCAGCCGACTTTTTACTCGCAGCCACCATTGTTGCTCTCGACCTGTATCACGGCTTGTCATTGCAGGTGAGTGGCCGACCATCGGGAGACACGTACACCTGGGGCCGAGAGCGGCGCGATGAAATGACTGCCGCAATTCAACTCTCGAAAGATATTTGGGACGAGTCGCGAGATGAGAGCATGGAAGCATGGAAAGCATCCAGCATTCTAGGTGTGATGCTCAGCAAGCTGCAGATGTCGGTCCCAAGCCTCGAAAATGCCGCCGGAGCTGCTTCATTTGAACCACAAGACGAAAAGCAGAACGCGGCCATGACCCTCGGCCTGCTGAGTAGCGGGATGAGCCCGATGAACCCTGGCCCGCCGCCATTTGCTGATCCCATGTTCAGGATGAGCGATTCACCAATGGGAATAAGAGCAGCCGGGATGGGCGCCTCGGCCGAAATGCCAGGTGCGCTTTCGCCCTTCAGCAGCATGTTCGGGCAGATGCCGGACATGCAGGTCAATCTGGATTGG GATGCTTGGGACACATACATCCAGAATCCAATCCTCGACACATCAAACCAATTCTGGCCTATGGTTGATGCACAGCGCCAAACAGTTCCACAGTCTGGAAGCATGTCACACTCTTCCGTGCCTAGCCCTCTGCCCTCAGGGCGGGTGTCATCGGTTGTTGGTCTTCCGCGGCCACCGACAATGTTCTCAGCATCCTCCAACAGTCCCGATAGTGGAGGTGTACCAGCAACGGGATTTGGCATGCCGCAAATGCCCCAACAAAACAATG TCCCCAAGAT GCACTGCTTCCGCCGGGCCGTTTTTCAGCTTCATTTGTCCCCAGCGGCTTCGCGTTCATCGATCACCGCCTCCAGCGCAGTGCTGCGCTCAACATGTCCCACTCCGATGCTCGCCGCTACACGGTTCGCCTACCCAACCCTCACACAGACACGGTTAAACTCGACCGATGAAGGCAGTCCACGAATTCCGGTTAGATATGTCGAGTCTGTCAGACCACAGCAATCCAAGTCAGAACAAATCCGCCTGCAAAGACATGAACGCCGACGTCAATATGTTAGCGAGGGCCCTGTACCGAAGACAACTTTGTACGTCGGCAACCTCTTCTTCGACGTGACCGCGGAGGATCTGCGCAAGCACTTTGAGAAATTTGGTGTCGTGGAGAACGCACTGATCGTTCATGATGCCCGCGGGCTGAGCAAAGG TTTCGGCTACGTTACCTACAGCACCATCGAGGAAGCTACGGAAGCAATCACGCAACAGCATGGAGGCATTTTGGAAGGCCGCGAGGTGGTGGTACAGTTCTCCAACTCGACATACAGAACCGCGCTCGACGGCAAGCCCAGCAAGACCCTCTACATCGGCAACGTCCCCTACGAATTGACGGACCAGGATCTGCAAGATTTGTTCGATGATGTTCCCGGTGTCACCGATGTCCGTATCCCTGTCGACCGTCGCACGGGCTTGCCGCGTGGATTCGGACACATCGACTTCGCCGACCAGACCAGCGCTTCCCACGCTAAGGAAGTCCTCTCCCGCAAGGCGCCGTACGGCCGCAAGCTGATTGTCACCTTTGCTAAGCGCAAGGTCTTGACGCCTGAGGACCACCAGCGCCACCAGCAGAAGAGATTGGAGAAGATGACCTCCTACAACAAACGTCAAGGTGCTCAGGATAATGTCGAGTCAACCGAAGGTGTGAGAGAGGTGGGCCAAGTGCAGGAGGTTACCGAGGCGAAGGAGGCCGAGCAGGTTGTCGAGCAGACTGAGACTGAGCAGAAGCAGTAG